A stretch of DNA from Cannabis sativa cultivar Pink pepper isolate KNU-18-1 chromosome X, ASM2916894v1, whole genome shotgun sequence:
aatataatcactgaaataaaagctcttccatttatctctattaagctaagctcgaaggaaatcatcatttcacttctatgtccagattgaagctatagattccatatctatgattagcgctcccactcaattgtactatcatgttcccaagctATACGTGTGACCCGAACCAAATGGTAGGCTTAAACTAACAACtctaagaacacaaataacactcttgagatcaaacctaaccatatcaggattaagatcttttggaTCAACctgtgatattgacttagaaagatacaacggtaagattataatatctttaccaagatcagtATCGTTcccagtctaatgtatactccatacattcgatactagcatactttgctaatgtcctgaAAAGAACATCACTTATCCATggtgtaagtaagctttatcgctgactatcaaaattttgttatttttctgttgttttgtagttattttttttgttattttatatttattttcatgttgtttGTTAAGTTGTTCTAGGGTTGTGTTTTAGCTGTCTTGTtgtttttgagttgttttttttttttttttattttagtgaaatacaatatttttgtaattttaaaactttaacacaatatttttgtaaacttagtacaataaaaatataaaaatctctatgtgtcagtatttttgtaaactttctttcattttacagtatttttgtaagttccCCAATTAAATACCGTTTTAGTAAATAAGGTGGGGTgtgatcataaaaaaaaaaatattattttaattaaaaatagagataaatttagTAATGAGGTGTAGTTATAATTTTGTGGGGTGTTAATATAAGCTCCCTAAGagtaatatgaaaataacatataaatacaaCTATAAAAGCAACATGAAAACAACTTATAGACAACATAATATAATGTTGTtgcgaaaacaacataaaaataacatcgtAAAAACATGGGTTTCCACACATTTGATACCCTGTGTTTTCAACAATACTTATTTGGTACcttgtattttaaaatcatatatatttggtaccctaaatttaaatttttttaataaaattttatcaatacaATCAAACtgtataaaattttatgaattccgaattgaaatttaattatttgattacatataattgagatttatttgataaaatgataaaattatattgattaaattttattttaaggtactaaatatgtataatttaaaaatataaagtatcGATTAAGTATTATTGAAAACACACAGTACCgaatatatttttcataaaaacacAAATTACTAAATAGTGATATTccctaaaaatattaaaaaaactcTAGATGCGTATTTTcgtaatacttttattttttcgtttattttgaaaaagtttcattttttttttaaaaaaaaaagaaacaaaaaatgaaaatgaaaataaaagaggGAATTGTGCAAAGCACGAGACAATGATGTTGGGCTTTTGATTAGCGGAGGCTCAGAGTTTTGCATCACTTTGTTGTTCACTTCACACCTTCCCAAACTCAAAACCCAAAGCCAagcttagagagagagagagaatggcgCTGAGAGCAGCTGTACTTCGCCACATCCGGCTACCCATtcaaaccctaaccctaactCCTCGACCATTAGGGGCTTCCTCTTCTTCCACTCTTGTTCGATGGATGTCATCTCACGACGATCATATCACCAAAGAGGAGGTCATCGATAGAGTCCTCTCCGTCATCAAGAGCTTCCCCAAAGTCGATCCTTCCAAGGTCTTGTTTCCCTTTTCGATTTCCTGATGGTTGCATATAAAATTAGACTCTTTTCCAATGTTTTTAAGGCtaccaaacaattttttttcttgggtGTTTCTGTGATTTGTGTGTGTAAATTGGTAtattatgagatttttttttcaatttttaacatTGACATTTCACAATGATTTGGGGGTGTCTAATAGCTTTGTTAATTGAGAAAAGCACCATTCTTTGGAGAAAAAAAAGGAGCTCAGATTTGGGAACATTGGTAGTAGATAGGATCTATGATCTAGTTTTTGTGTTGCTTTGAGTAACTGTGTGGTTTTTGGTTTCATTTCCAAAATCTAGCATGGGAAGTGCCGAACTGCTTAGTTGCTAGAGAAGTTCATAGTAAAATCGACGCAGACTGAGATTTTTGACCCATTTGTCTTCTTTTGTTTGAGTTATGTTCATAATGAATTGGCTTAGAAACTGTTTTACAAGATACTATGAAGTTGGGTATTTGGATTGAGTTTGTATGTTTTCTTAGGGAGGCTATTCTGGAAGTTGGGATTATGGTatcattttgttttgttttggtaTCTAATTTTGTCTGTGATTTCACTGTGCATTACACATCTTTTATAACTCTTTCCAGTCTAGAAACCTAAGAATGTGGATGTAGATTTAATATGTGATGTAGAGTTGTGTGCTAGTAAAATGTTTGTTAGAAGCATTAAGAACAAGAACAGaacatttttgtaatttaactCACTGATAACATTTTGTCTTACTGAATGAATAGGTATCTCCTGAGGTACATTTTCAGAAGGATTTAGGATTGGATAGCTTGGACAATGTGGAGATTGTAATGGCTTTGGAAGAGGAGTTCAAGTTGGAGATTCCAGATAAGGAAGCTGATAAGATTGACTCCTGTAATCTAGCCATTGAGTACATCTCTAACCATCCAATGGCAAGTTAATATTCTTCTGTggctttttctcttttttaaaaagtaatttATCTTTGTTTCTTTTCTTCATCTATTGGGTGTTTGTAGAAATTTGATCCAGCTTTGTTGGAAAATAATCTGAATCTGGTTGAAAAAGAACAGACATTTCAGAACTAATCTTTTTGATATTTCTTTTTTGCCATGCTTCAATTTTAAACTGTTGTAAAACTATTTATATTATGCCATGTCtggatttgtttgtgtttatcTTATAGCCTGTTTTAATAACTCAACTTTCTTATTTTACTTGTTGCAAGTCACAAgttacataatattattatgttGGACAATATGTTATATGGTAAAATAAAAGTATCTGATAAAATCTTGTAGGTGATATTGAATCTCATTTATCATTTGAATCGGAATTTACCACTTTAATGGAGTAGAAATTACACACAATGTGGGAATATGaacaaaatttgacaaagttgGCTTTTTTTTGTTTATCCACCTATTATGGgattacactttttttttattataattttttcaaataccATAAACAAAAGAAAGAGGAGTCCTCTTGCCAACCCTAAAGCAGTTCCAACTTCAAAGCTCCACCATCGTCCGCCTCTGTCTAACCTTCTCCATCGGTCTGACCATCATCTCAAACCTCCcgtcttaagaaattagataaTTGGTGCCATGTTACACATAATTGAAGCCATATACAGTACAAGATATATCtaaaaatacacaaattaacaaaaatcaaatgtatcaaaacaaaaatcaaaacactaaaaaatatcaaatgttACAatcataacaataaataatttttactcCTATATTatagtaaaattatttttgagtaaatataTCTAGGGGAATTACTCCATATgttgtttttttaacttttaaagtggttgcaacgttagttgcaataggggtttctatacgattttttgttgcaatttaggttgtagcgctagttgtaataggggtttctacgtagaattctgtaaaaatgcaaaaaaaaaaattgttttgaagtgtaaaaatgaaaaagccccatatatacatgtatcacaatttataataaaattattaattttacataaataaatttataaagtacatatattttattaagataaaattattcttataaagatatatacttttttaataaggggcttagaaaatatataagaaatttttacaccaaaaatacaaaatgaaatttttattaCATAAATACTTACACACGGTTACCTCaacatttttaccttttctctttattttattacatatataccaCATGCACACTCCCCCATGCATATGACACGTGCATCTCCCCCATCCCTCTTCAACCAACCATCAATCACTTTCTtctgttattttcattttttcctttgatttttcatttcttttcagTTGTTTTTTAAATATCTTGTAACCTCCATTGATGACTTATATCAATCATACCTTACATCAtttccctctttttttttttttgttattattttcaatttcttttcagtttttttttttttaaaataaaacctccatagctgaactcttctccTTCCCCTGTGCCAAAGAAAATTTCTAAAATGGGGTTGAAATTTGTAGCTAATAGGAATAAGGGCAAACGTCCTGTTGTTCAAGACGATGACTCCGATTTTGCTCCTCAATTGTCGAAACGTGAGCGAGCTCCTCCTAAAAAGAAATCAAAG
This window harbors:
- the LOC115710753 gene encoding acyl carrier protein 1, mitochondrial, producing the protein MALRAAVLRHIRLPIQTLTLTPRPLGASSSSTLVRWMSSHDDHITKEEVIDRVLSVIKSFPKVDPSKVSPEVHFQKDLGLDSLDNVEIVMALEEEFKLEIPDKEADKIDSCNLAIEYISNHPMAS